Genomic DNA from Streptomyces sp. PCS3-D2:
GGTCGCTCCGTTGCTCGCCCGGCCGTGGACCGCACGTGCGTCGGGTGCCGCCAGGACGGCGCTGACGTCGTCGAGCCGCTGCTGGGCCTGGATCGCACGCTGCCGGTACTGGTCGCTCTGCTGGTTCTGCCAGGCTGCCAGACCGGCGAACGAGGCGGCCGCGGCCACACTGGCGGCGAGGGCGAGGGGGACGGCCCGGCGTCGCAGCACACTGCCGAAGCCGGCGGTCGGCGCGCTGTCGGTGACCCGCGGCGGCAGTTGGCGGACGCCGTCGACGGCGGCCAGGACGTGCTGCTTCATCCCCGGGGGCGGGCTCTGTGCGGCGGAGTCGGCCAGGCGCGCGGCGGTGGCCTCGAACTCGGCCACCTGCTCGCGGCACGTCGGGCAGTGCGGCAGGTGGTCGGCGAACGCCCGGCGCTCGGCAGGGTCCAGGGCGTTGAGGGCGTAGGCGGCGGCGAGGGCGTGTACGTCGGAGTGGTGTTGTTTCATGTGGTCACCCCCATGCAGTCGCGGAGCCGGATCAGTCCGTCGCGCATGCGTGTCTTGATGGTCGGAAGCGGTGTGCGCAGGGCTTCTGCGACCTCACGGTAGGTCAGGCCGCGGTAGTAGGCCAGGGTCACGGCCTGGCGCTGTAGTTCGGTCAGGCCGCGCAGGCAGCGGCGCACCTGTTCGCTCTCCAGGCGGGTCTCGACCTGCTCGGAGACCTCGTCGAAGGCCGTCTGGTGCTCGCGGGCGGCCTGGGCGTGTTCCCGGTCGGAGGACGCCTGGGCGGAGCGGACCCGGTCCACCGCCCGCCGGTGGGCGATCGTCCCCGCCCACGTGGTGACGGCGCCGGACTCGGGCCGGTAGCGGGCGGCCTGCCGCCACAGGTCGATCATGACCTCCTGCGCGACCTCCTCCGCCTGGTGCCGGTCGCGTACGACCCGGACGACGATCCCGAAGACCATGGGCGCGAGTGCGTCGTAGAGGGTGGAGAAGGCCTGTTTGTCGCCGTGGGCGACCTTGTCCATGACCTCGGCGAGGTCGCTGCGGCCGGCGTGACTCGCCCGGCCGGTACGACCCGGCCCGAACGGGAGGGGTTGGTTCACTGGTCGGACCCCGGCTGCGGCGACAGGGGGCTGGGGCTGGGGCAGCCGGTGCCGGCCGGCCGGGGTCGGGGTGTCCGTCGCATGGTGGTCCTTGTCCTCGTCCTGGTCCTGGGTCGTGCTCTCGGGTTCGGCGCGGTGCCTGTGGTGTGTCCGAGGTTTCTTCGTAGCGGACGCGCGTACGGATGGCCGGAAATTTGCCAAACGGATCAGATGAGCGGGTCGGCTGCGGCCCCTGATGTCCAGGGGCCGCAGCCGTCGTACTGCCCGGGCAGGCGCTACCACGTGTCGTGGCAGCTCCAGTGTCCGGGAACCCAGTGGTTCACCGGGTGTCCGGGCGCCCGGTGATCCTTCCCTTGGCCCTTGCTCCACCAGCCGTCGTGCCATGTGCCGTGGTGGTCGCGGTAGCCGTGGTGCCGGGTGCCGGCGTGCCACGTGCCGTCCCAGTGGCCCTTGGCCCACGTGCCGGTGACCCAGTGGCCCTCGGCCCACGTGCACCGGTCGTGGTGGCGACGGTGGTGCCGGTCGTCCCGGTCGTGACCGCGGTCGCGGTCCCGGTCGCTGGTGAGCGTGGGGTTCGGCGTGGCCGGCGCCGCCGTGGCGGCGCTCGCCGTACCGGACAGGCCCAGCAGCGGGCCACCGGCCAGCAGCCCTGCGGACACGACTCCGACGACCAGGCGCTTCTTGTGTGGTGAGGCGGTCATCGGGTTCACCTCCTGCCTTTCGTAGGGTTCGTCAAGCATGCGGTTTCACCTGCTCCTTCACCGTCTGGAGCGTCACCACCTATTCGTGATGAACGGGGTGAAGGATTGGCAAGACACTCAAACCGTCATGTCTCTCTCCCTTCGGAGTGCGTGCAGTGAACCCTGTCGCCCCTGCGCGGACCACCGTGCGCCGTGCGGCACCGGCTGCCGTGTCGGGTGCGCTACCTGAGCAGCGGCCGCTCCTCCCGGCTCCCCGAGCCGTCGGTCCGGCCCGACTGCCCTGGCCGGACCCCCTCGTCCCCCGTCTGACGGCCGGACTCCTGCCCCGGCCCGCGCCCCGCCCCCTCGTGACCCGACCGGACCGGACCGTCACCGCTGCCGGTGCCCTTGCCCGTCGCCTTGCCGGTCCCGGAGCCCTGGCCGGAGCCCTGGCCGGAGCCCTGGCCGGAGCCCTGGCCGGAGCTTTGGCCGGAGCTTTGGCCGGATCCCGTGCTCGCCTCCTCCCCCGAGCCCTGGACCGGTGCCTGGCCCGTGCCGCCGCCCGCGTCCTGCTGGGGCGCCTTGCCGGTTCCCGTGCCGCGGCCGGACCCTTCGACCCCGCCCTGGTCGTCGCGCCGGCCCGCACCCTGGCCCGGTACCTCGCCGGTGCCAGGGCCGGATTCCCTCCCGGGAGCCTGGCCCGTGTCGGCGCCCGGACCCCCATCCGTCTGCCGTCCTGGCTTCTTGCCGCCGCCGTCGCCGTCGCCCCGGCCGGCCCCTTCGCGCGTCTGCTGACCCGGCGCCCTGCCCGGCTCCTGGCCAGAGCTCTGGCCCGGTGTCTGGCCCGTACTCGTGTCGTGCCCACGGCCGTCCTTCCCGCCTCCGCCCTGGCCGGCCTCCCGGCCCGAGCCCTCACCGGTCTCCCGGCCGGGGCCGCCCTCGTCCGGCTTTCCACCGGGCTCGTGCTCCGGGTCCTTCGCCCTTGACTTCTGCTCCGGCGCGCCGGGGGCGTGGTCCTGGCCTCTGCCCGGCTCCTGCGCCGGGTCCTTCCGCGGTGTCCGGTCCGCGCCCCGTGGCTTCGCAGGCGTGTCCGGCGCCTCGGTCGCGCCCTGCTCCCCGTGCCCCTCGCGGCCCGGGTCCTGAGCCGGGTCCGGCTTGCGACCCGGTGCGACACCCGGCGCCGGGTCCGGCACTTCGGGATTCCGCTGACGCGTCTGCGCGTCGTGTCCGGTCCGGACCGATCCCTGGCGGGCCGGTGGCAGAGCCGGGTACGGCGAGCCGGACGGGCGGCCCGGCGGCGGCTCGACCTCGCGGTCGGACCGCGCCCGCACGAGGCCGCTCGGGCGCTCGAACCACGCCTTGCGGTCCCGATCGAAGACCGTGACGGCCTTCACCGGTTTCGCGGCAGGCTTGACCGCGACCAGTTCGGCGGACCGGAACGAGGACCACTCCCCACCGCTGAGCCTGGCCTTCCCCGGGACCGCAACCGGTGGCGTCAAGGGGTTGCCGCACGCGCACCGGACCCGCGGCACACCGCGCCCGTCGACCAGCACGGACGTACCGGCCTGCAGGATCGCCTGGTAGCCGGTCGGCGCGCTGTTGCGGTACCCGTGGTTGGTGACCCGGGTGTCCCAGCCCAGCCGGACCGGTGTGAGCGACCGCAAGTATGCGGGGATCCCGGCCCGGCGGACGCCGAGCGCGGCGGCGAAGGCGTTCCCCTTCTCCGCGTGCTCCGTGAGGAACGTGATCTGCTTCTCCACGTCACAGCTCGCGACGTTCCGGGTGCCCCCGTAGAGACCGGGGTGACCGCCGTCGACCTCCAGGGTGCGCCCGCCGCCCGTATCGCCCCGCGGCGCGCCGGTATGCGCGGCCGGCACGGCGGCCCGGTTCGTCTCGGTGGCCGTCGACGGTGTGAACGGATCGGGCCCGGCGGCCGAGGCGGCCTCCAGGAACACTTCGCCGCCGGCGGCGGTGTTGCCGCCGAGCGCGGTGAAGCCGAGGACGACCGCCGAGACCACCACCGCCGCCGTGCTCGCACTGACCGCCGCCCTGCGGGACCGCCAGCGGTGTTCCGGCCGCCGCGCTCCGTCGGCGGGTGGCAAGGACGGCGCGGACGGGTGGGAGGGGGGCGGCGGCGGGGGCAGTGGTGGCGGAGCCTCGGACGCCGGCGGGGCCTGGGGTCGCGGCCCCCTGCCCGAGAGCGGACCGGGCGGCGGCCCCGAGGGGTGCCCGGAGGAGGACAGGGAACTCATGACCTTCGCCCCCTGACACGGGGCCCGCGGAAACCGTTGGTGGCTTTCATGCGCTCGCTCCTTCTGGCCGTCGACTCCTCCACATCCCGGAGGGGAACACCTCAACCGGTGGCACCGATGGGGTCACGCAGCGGGCGTGAACCGTGCCTCGAGTAAGCCCCCCGATGCCCGGCCGCGTCATGTCGCGACCATTCGGGACTTGACAGAGCCCTGCTGCAGACCGCTTCCACGCCCGGGTGCGCCGCCGGGCGGGGGTCGGGAACCACCGGCCGGATGACGCCGGACATTGACAGCCAAAAGTGTGAGTGGTTTATTACACACATGAACACGGAACGACGACGCCAGCTCTCCTCGGCCGAGGAGCGCCGCGAGACCGTCCTGCGGACGGCGGTCGGAGCCTTCGCGGCCCGCGGCTACTTCGGCACGACGACGACCGAAGTGGCCAAGGCCGCGGGAATCTCCCAGGCCTACGTCTACCGGCTGTTCCCGAACAAGGAGGCGCTCTTCACCGCGGTCGTCGAGCACTGCTTCACCCGGGTGCGGACCAGCCTCGAAGAGGGCGCCGCGCAGGCCCGGGGCAGCAGCCCCGAGGCGGTCCTGCACACCATGGGCGACACGTACGCCCACCTGATCGCCGACAAGGACCTGCTGCTCGTCCTGACCCACGCCCAGGCGGCGGCCGTGTCCGAGGTCGCCGTACGCGGGGCCGTGCGGGCCGGGTACGCCCGCATGGTCGAGTACGTGCGGGGCGCGTCCGGCGCGACAGAGGCGGACGTCCAGCAGTTCTTCGCGACGGGAATGCTCTGCCACCTCCTCGTATCGCTGGATGCGCACGAGGTGGACGCACCCTGGTCCCGGACGCTCTCGGCCGGCATCCGGCACTACTGACAGGCGACGACCGCCGGGCGGACCATGCGGTCCGCCCCGCTTTCGAACCAAACAGTGAGTGGTTAACCACACACAGGAGATCGCGCATGCACGCCCCACCGTCCGACCAAAAGACCACCGGGACCACCGGGACCACCGGGACCACCCTCGCGACGCTGGCCGCGGCCCAGTTCGCCGTCACCCTCAGCACCTCCATCGTCAACGTCGCCCTCCCTGCCGTGCGCGACGGGATCGGTCTGTCGGACACAGGCCTGTCATGGGTCGTCAACGCCTACGGCCTGGCCTTCGGGGCCCTGCTCCTGCTCGGCGGCCGAGCGGCCGACCTCCTGGGGCGGCGCCGCGTGCTGGCGGCCGGCCTCGCGCTCTTCTCCGCGGCGGCCGTCGCCGCCGGGCTGGCGAGCACCCCCTGGATGCTCATCGCCGCCCGTACGGCCCAGGGCGCCGGTGCGGCTGCGATCGCCCCCGCGGCGCTCTCGCTGACCATGCGACTCCATCCGCCCGGGCCGGCCCGCGCCAAGGCCCTCGGTGTCTGGGGTGCCGTGTCCGGTGCGGGCGGAGCGGCCGGAGTCCTGCTCGGCGGAGTCCTCACCCAAGGCCCCGGCTGGCCCTGGGTGTTCCACGCCTCCGGCATCGGCGCGGGGGCGGTCCTGGCAGCGACCCTGCGCCTCGTCCCCGCCGACCCGAAGGAGGCAGGCGGGCCCCGTCCGCGGCTCGACCTGGCCGGGTCCCTCACCGCCACGGCCGGCCTGGTCTCGCTCGTGTACGGGCTCACCGCCGCGGGCCGCGCCGGCTGGACCGACCCTCTGGTATTCGGCCCCCTCGGTGCGGCGGCGGCCCTGCTCGCCCTCTTCGCGCTGGTCGAACGCCGCCACCCGGCACCCCTCCTGCCGCCCGGACTCCTGACCCGGGGAGCCGTGGCTCCGGCCAACCTCGTCATGGCGCTGCTCGGCGCGGTCTGGGTGGGCTTGTTCTTCTTCCTCCCCCTCTACCAGCAGCAGGTCCTCGGCGCCGGCCCGCTGGAAGCGGGACTCTCCCAACTGCCGCTGGCGGCGGCGAACATGCTCGGGTCCGGCCTGGCACCCGTACTCGCCCGGCGCATCGGCCCGCACCGGACCCTGCTCGCGGGGCTGGCGACCCAGGCCGCCGGATTCCTGTGGCTGGCCAGGATCCCGGCCGACGGCACCTTCCTCATCCACCTCCTGGGCCCGGTGCTCCTGATCGGGGTCGGCCTCGGCGTGGCCTTCGTCCAGCTCACCGGCTCGGCCGTGAGCGGGGTGGAGCCCTCCGATGCGGGACTGGCCGGCGGCCTGGTCAACACCACCCGCCAGATCGGCGGCGCCGTGGGCCTCGCCGTACTGGGCACCCTCGCCGCCGCCCGCACCGCGTCCGCCCCGCCCGGCCTGCCGCACGCCGCGGCCCTCACCGAGGGATACCGCGCCGCCTTCCTCCTCTCGGCCGCCGTGCTGGCCCTCGGAGCGACCCTCACCCCGCTCCTCGCCCGCGGAACCCGGCGCGCGCCGGAGTCCGTCCCCACTCCCCCACCGTTCGCCGCCCCCTGCCCGTCCCACCGAACCCACCGAACCCACCGAACCCGCTGATCAGCTGATCGCGCCATCGAAGGAGCACCTCATGACCACGCACCCCACCGCCGTCGACGCCGAGGCCCCGGTCGTCGTCCGCCTCGAGACCACCGTGCGCGCCCCGCTCGCCACCGTCTGGGACCTGCACACCGACGTCGCCGCCTGGGCCGACTGGAACGAGGGCGTCGACCGTGTGGAATACGCCGGTCCGCTCGCCCCCGGCTCCTCCTTCCGCTGGCTCACCCACGGCCTGGACATCACCTCCACCGTCCACCAGGTCGTCCCCGGCGAGCGGATCGTCTGGGGCGGTCCGGCGCACGGCATCGACGGCATCCACGTCTGGACGTTCCAGGAGACGGCGCAGAACACGGTGACGGTGCGCACCGAGGAGTCCTGGAGCGGCGAGCCCGTGGAGGCACGGCCCGCGGAGCTGCAAGAGGTGCTGCGGCAGTCGCTGGAAGCCTGGCTCGCCGCCCTGAAGGCCCGCGCCGAGACGGCTGCCGGGACCGGACGCGTCTGACCGGACGGTGCCGACCGCCCGCGAAGCCCCACACCCGCACCGCCGCCCGCCCCCCTCTTGCCGCCATCGTCGAAAAGGTCCAGGACATCGTTATGAGCAGCCCCGCCAAGCCCTACCTGACCGGCCACTACACCCCCGTGGCCGACGAGATCACCGCCACCGGCCTCACCGTCGAGGGCGCCATTCCGCCCGAGCTGACCGGCCGGCTCATCCGCAACAGCCACAACCCCAAGCCCGGTGTCACCCCCACCCACTGGTTCAAGGGCAGCGGCATGGTCCACGGCATCCGCCTGCGGGACGGCCGCGCCGAGTGGTACCGCAACCGCTGGGTCCACACCCCCGCCCTCGACGGCGCCCCCTACATGACCGAGAAGGGCCCCGACCTCACCGCCAGCACGGCGGGCACCCATGTCATCGAGCACGCCGGCCGGCTCCTCGCCCTGAGCGAAGCGGCGTTGCCCTTCGAGCTGACGGCGGATCTGGAAACCGTCGGGGCCTACGACTTCGAGGGCAGGCTGACCTCGGCGATGACCGCCCACCCCAAGGAGGATCCGGTCACCGGCGAGCTCCACTTCTTCGCCTCCTCCCCCTTCCCCCCGTACCTGGTCCACCACGTCGCCTCCGCCGACGGGAAGGTGCTGGAGAGCCAGGAGGTCCCGGGCGCGAGTGCGGCACTCAAGCACGATTTTGCGATCACCGAGCACTACGTGGTGTTCCTCGAAGGCTCGGTGACCTTCGACCCGGCCGAGCACTCGGGCATCCCGTACCGCTGGAACGACGAGCAGATCTGCCGGATCGGCGTCATGCCGCGCACCACGGCGGGCTCGGGCGGCCGGGCCCACGCGATCCGCTGGTTCGAGATCGGGCAGGGCTACGGCATGCACGTCGCCAACGCCTACGAGGACCCGTACGGGCGGATCGTCGTCGAGGGCCCCTCCGTGGGCCGGGACGGCTGGCAGCGCTCCTGGAACTGGTGGGTCGGTGCCGAGGACCGCGGGGCCGAGCCGAACTGCGGATCGCGTAGCACCCGCTGGACCGTCGACCTGGCGGCCGGATCAGTCAGGCAGGACGTGACCGACGACCTCACCGTGGAATTCCCGACCGTCAACGACGCCTTCCTCGGCATCGAACACCGCTACCAGTACGCCCTGGCCTTCCCCGACGACAGGGGGATCGACGCCCACACCCTCGTCAAGTACGACCGCACCACCGGCGCCCGACAACTGCTGCCGTTCGGGGCCGGCCGGCTCCCGAGCGAAGCCGTGTTCGTGCCCGCCGACGGCGCGAGCCCGTCGCAGGAGGACGCCGGGTACCTGCTGACGGTGGTCAGCGACGTCAGGGCGAACGCCTCTCAGCTGCTCGTGCTGGACGCCTCCGACCTGACCCTCCCGCCGGTGGCCACCGTCCACCTGCCACGCCGTGTCCCGGCCATGATCCACGGCTCCTGGATCCCCGACGCCGCCTGATCCCGCCCCTCGGGCAGGCGGCTCCTTACCAAGCCCCGAACGCGCGACCCCGCGCGCTCGGGGCGCGCGGCCGCTCGGGCCCCTGCGGGCCACTCCCCCGACGCCCGCGGGGGTGAGCCGCGTCTCACCTGTGGACCACCGCTTGTCTATGCAACAAATTGCATAGCAGGATCGAAGCATGGCGCTCGAACACGCGATCCTCGTCTCCCTGCTGGAGAAGCCGGGTTCCGGCTATGAGCTGGCCCGCAGGTTCGAACGGTCGATCGGTTACTTCTGGACCGCGACGCACCAGCAGATCTACCGCGTGCTCAAGCGCATGGAGAACGACGGGATGCTGGCCGTCCGTACGGTCCCGCAGCAAGGCCGTCCCGACAAGAAGGAATATTCGGCCGCGGCCCCCGGCCGGACCGCGCTCGCGCGGTGGCTGCACGAGCCAATCGAACCGGAGAGCCTGCGGCACGATCTCGCCGTGAAGATCCGCGGAGCGGCCTTCGACGACCCGGCCGCCCTCATCCACGAGGTCGAACGGCACCAGCAGGCCCACCGGGACCGTCTCGCCCGCTACCTCGCCGGCGAACTGCGCGACTTCACCGGCCCCGACGCCCCCGCACCGCTCGACCCCGGTCAGGAACTCCAGCACGTCGTACTGCGCGGGGGGATCGCGCAGGAGCGGATGACGATCGCCTGGCTCGACGACGTCCTGAGCACCCTCCACCGGCTCAGCCGGCCGGCACCGCCGCCCGCGACCGCCTGAGCGTACGGCCGTCCCGGGCCCGCCGTACGGTCCGGCGCCCCCTCCGCTCCCCTTCTCCTCCCTCCGCGCACCCGCGCGGACTTCGAACCCGACCCCTCGGAAGGTGATCCGCCGTGTCCGACCCCCTGCTGTTCCACCCGCACACCTACGACCCCGCCCACTTCGACCCGGAGACGCGCAGGCTGCTGCGCGCCACCGTCGACTGGTTCGAGGCCCGTGGCAAGCAGCGGATCATCGAGGACTACCGCACGCGTGCCTGGCTGGCCGACTTCCTCGCTTTCTCCGCCAAGGAAGGTCTCTTCGAGACCTTCCTGACCCCCGCCTCCGCCGCCGGTGAGGCGGAGCCGGACAAGCGCTGGGACACCGCACGGATCGCGGCCCTGAACGAGATCTTCGGCTTCTACGGCCTCGACTACTGGTACGCCTGGCAGGTCACCATCCTCGGCCTCGGCCCGGTGTGGCAGAGCGGCAACGCCGCCGCCCGCGAGCGTGCGGCGCGACTGCTGTCGGAGGGCGAGGTGTTCGCCTTCGGCCTGTCCGAGAAGACCCACGGCGCCGACATCTACTCCACCGACATGCTGCTGGAGCCCGACGGCGCCGGCGGCTTCCGCGCCACCGGCTCCAAGTACTACATCGGCAACGGCAACGCCGCCGGGCTCGTCTCGGTCTTCGGCCGCCGCACCGACGTCGAGGGGCCCGACGGGTACGTCTTCTTCGCCGCCGACAGCCGCCACCCGGCGTACCGGCTCGTGAAGAACGTCGTCGACTCCTCCAAGTACGTCAGCGAGTTCCGCCTGGAGGACTACCCGGTGGCGGCCGAGGACGTCCTGCACACCGGGCGTGCCGCCTTCGACGCGGCGCTCAACACCGTCAACGTCGGCAAGTTCAATCTCTGCACCGCCTCGATCGGCATCTGCGAGCACGCGATGTACGAGGCCGTCACACACGCGCACAACCGGATTCTGTACGGCCGGCCCGTCACCGCCTTCCCGCACGTGCGCCGGGAGCTGGCCGACGCCTACGTCCGCCTCGTCGGGATGAAGCTGTTCAGCGACCGCGCCGTCGACTACTTCCGCTCCGCCGGCCCCGACGACCGCCGTTACCTGCTCTTCAACCCGATGACCAAGATGAAGGTCACGACGGAGGGCGAGAAGGTCATCGACCTGATGTGGGACGTCATCGCCGCCAAGGGCTTCGAGAAGGACAACTACTTCGCCCAGGCGGCCGTCGAGATCCGCGGGCTGCCGAAGCTGGAGGGGACGGTCCATGTCAACCTCGCGCTGATCCTCAAGTTCATGCGCAACCACCTGCTGGAGCCTGCCGAGTACGCGCCCGTCCCCACGCGCCGGGACGCGGCCGACGACGGCTTCCTGTTCCGGCAGGGCCCGGCCCGCGGTCTGGGCTCCGTACGCTTCCACGACTGGCGCCCGGCGTACGACGCCTACGCCGCCGTGCCGAACGTCGCCCGCTTCCGCGAACAGGCCGACGCGCTGGCCGAGTTCGCCGCCACCATCGCGCCCGACGAGGCCCAGGGCCGCGACCTCGACTTCCTCCTCGCGGTGGGGCAGCTGTTCGCCCTGGTCGTGCACGGACAGCTGATCCTGGAGCAGGCCCGCCTCACGAACCTGGACGAGTCCGTGCTGGACGAGCTGTTCTCGGTGCTCGTGCGGGACTTCTCCCAGCACGCCGTCGAACTGCACGGCAAGGACTCCAGCACGCCGGAGCAGCAGGCCTGGGCCCTCGCCGCCGTCCGCCGCCCGGTCGTCGACGAGGCCCGCGCGGCCCGCGTCTGGGCCCGCGTCGAGGCCCTCTCCGGCGCCTACGAGATGGCGCGGTAGCGGCACCCCGCCGTCCCGGCGGTCCGGACCCCGACACCGTACGGGCCGACCGGGACCTCGCCCGCCACCAGGGCGGCCGCAGGCCGCGCGGGACCGGCCGTCCCGGCGGGACCCCCGCCGCCGCCCGCCGCGTAGGCTCGACCCCGTGCAAGCCTCTCGTCTCCACCGCGTCGCCGTCCTCGTCCTCGAAGGTGCGAAGCCGCTCGACGTCGGCATTCCGGCGCAGGTCTTCACGACCCGTGCGAGCATGCCGTACGAGGTACGGGTGTGCGGTGCGGCGCCCGGGCTGGTGGCCGGCGGCGACGGCCTGTCCTACCACGTGACGCACGGGCTCGACGCGCTGGCGTGGGCCGACGTCGTCTTCGTCCCCGGCTACCGCTTCCCGGACCGTGAGGACCCGCCCCGGCCGGTCCTCGACGCGCTGGTCGCCGCCCACGAGCGCGGGGCGCGGCTCGCCGCCATCTCGACGGGTGCGTTCGCGCTCGCCGCGACGG
This window encodes:
- a CDS encoding DUF6777 domain-containing protein — its product is MVVSAVVLGFTALGGNTAAGGEVFLEAASAAGPDPFTPSTATETNRAAVPAAHTGAPRGDTGGGRTLEVDGGHPGLYGGTRNVASCDVEKQITFLTEHAEKGNAFAAALGVRRAGIPAYLRSLTPVRLGWDTRVTNHGYRNSAPTGYQAILQAGTSVLVDGRGVPRVRCACGNPLTPPVAVPGKARLSGGEWSSFRSAELVAVKPAAKPVKAVTVFDRDRKAWFERPSGLVRARSDREVEPPPGRPSGSPYPALPPARQGSVRTGHDAQTRQRNPEVPDPAPGVAPGRKPDPAQDPGREGHGEQGATEAPDTPAKPRGADRTPRKDPAQEPGRGQDHAPGAPEQKSRAKDPEHEPGGKPDEGGPGRETGEGSGREAGQGGGGKDGRGHDTSTGQTPGQSSGQEPGRAPGQQTREGAGRGDGDGGGKKPGRQTDGGPGADTGQAPGRESGPGTGEVPGQGAGRRDDQGGVEGSGRGTGTGKAPQQDAGGGTGQAPVQGSGEEASTGSGQSSGQSSGQGSGQGSGQGSGQGSGTGKATGKGTGSGDGPVRSGHEGAGRGPGQESGRQTGDEGVRPGQSGRTDGSGSREERPLLR
- a CDS encoding carotenoid oxygenase family protein; translation: MSSPAKPYLTGHYTPVADEITATGLTVEGAIPPELTGRLIRNSHNPKPGVTPTHWFKGSGMVHGIRLRDGRAEWYRNRWVHTPALDGAPYMTEKGPDLTASTAGTHVIEHAGRLLALSEAALPFELTADLETVGAYDFEGRLTSAMTAHPKEDPVTGELHFFASSPFPPYLVHHVASADGKVLESQEVPGASAALKHDFAITEHYVVFLEGSVTFDPAEHSGIPYRWNDEQICRIGVMPRTTAGSGGRAHAIRWFEIGQGYGMHVANAYEDPYGRIVVEGPSVGRDGWQRSWNWWVGAEDRGAEPNCGSRSTRWTVDLAAGSVRQDVTDDLTVEFPTVNDAFLGIEHRYQYALAFPDDRGIDAHTLVKYDRTTGARQLLPFGAGRLPSEAVFVPADGASPSQEDAGYLLTVVSDVRANASQLLVLDASDLTLPPVATVHLPRRVPAMIHGSWIPDAA
- a CDS encoding MFS transporter, whose product is MHAPPSDQKTTGTTGTTGTTLATLAAAQFAVTLSTSIVNVALPAVRDGIGLSDTGLSWVVNAYGLAFGALLLLGGRAADLLGRRRVLAAGLALFSAAAVAAGLASTPWMLIAARTAQGAGAAAIAPAALSLTMRLHPPGPARAKALGVWGAVSGAGGAAGVLLGGVLTQGPGWPWVFHASGIGAGAVLAATLRLVPADPKEAGGPRPRLDLAGSLTATAGLVSLVYGLTAAGRAGWTDPLVFGPLGAAAALLALFALVERRHPAPLLPPGLLTRGAVAPANLVMALLGAVWVGLFFFLPLYQQQVLGAGPLEAGLSQLPLAAANMLGSGLAPVLARRIGPHRTLLAGLATQAAGFLWLARIPADGTFLIHLLGPVLLIGVGLGVAFVQLTGSAVSGVEPSDAGLAGGLVNTTRQIGGAVGLAVLGTLAAARTASAPPGLPHAAALTEGYRAAFLLSAAVLALGATLTPLLARGTRRAPESVPTPPPFAAPCPSHRTHRTHRTR
- a CDS encoding TetR/AcrR family transcriptional regulator, whose protein sequence is MNTERRRQLSSAEERRETVLRTAVGAFAARGYFGTTTTEVAKAAGISQAYVYRLFPNKEALFTAVVEHCFTRVRTSLEEGAAQARGSSPEAVLHTMGDTYAHLIADKDLLLVLTHAQAAAVSEVAVRGAVRAGYARMVEYVRGASGATEADVQQFFATGMLCHLLVSLDAHEVDAPWSRTLSAGIRHY
- a CDS encoding anti-sigma factor domain-containing protein, coding for MKQHHSDVHALAAAYALNALDPAERRAFADHLPHCPTCREQVAEFEATAARLADSAAQSPPPGMKQHVLAAVDGVRQLPPRVTDSAPTAGFGSVLRRRAVPLALAASVAAAASFAGLAAWQNQQSDQYRQRAIQAQQRLDDVSAVLAAPDARAVHGRASNGATTTVVASERQNRAAFTAAGLPAPAPGRTYQLWLDHDGTMRPAGFIHQDGTVLIDGDTAGAGAVGLTLEPAGGSPSPTTAPLLLMALPT
- a CDS encoding acyl-CoA dehydrogenase family protein is translated as MSDPLLFHPHTYDPAHFDPETRRLLRATVDWFEARGKQRIIEDYRTRAWLADFLAFSAKEGLFETFLTPASAAGEAEPDKRWDTARIAALNEIFGFYGLDYWYAWQVTILGLGPVWQSGNAAARERAARLLSEGEVFAFGLSEKTHGADIYSTDMLLEPDGAGGFRATGSKYYIGNGNAAGLVSVFGRRTDVEGPDGYVFFAADSRHPAYRLVKNVVDSSKYVSEFRLEDYPVAAEDVLHTGRAAFDAALNTVNVGKFNLCTASIGICEHAMYEAVTHAHNRILYGRPVTAFPHVRRELADAYVRLVGMKLFSDRAVDYFRSAGPDDRRYLLFNPMTKMKVTTEGEKVIDLMWDVIAAKGFEKDNYFAQAAVEIRGLPKLEGTVHVNLALILKFMRNHLLEPAEYAPVPTRRDAADDGFLFRQGPARGLGSVRFHDWRPAYDAYAAVPNVARFREQADALAEFAATIAPDEAQGRDLDFLLAVGQLFALVVHGQLILEQARLTNLDESVLDELFSVLVRDFSQHAVELHGKDSSTPEQQAWALAAVRRPVVDEARAARVWARVEALSGAYEMAR
- a CDS encoding PadR family transcriptional regulator, which encodes MALEHAILVSLLEKPGSGYELARRFERSIGYFWTATHQQIYRVLKRMENDGMLAVRTVPQQGRPDKKEYSAAAPGRTALARWLHEPIEPESLRHDLAVKIRGAAFDDPAALIHEVERHQQAHRDRLARYLAGELRDFTGPDAPAPLDPGQELQHVVLRGGIAQERMTIAWLDDVLSTLHRLSRPAPPPATA
- a CDS encoding SRPBCC family protein — protein: MTTHPTAVDAEAPVVVRLETTVRAPLATVWDLHTDVAAWADWNEGVDRVEYAGPLAPGSSFRWLTHGLDITSTVHQVVPGERIVWGGPAHGIDGIHVWTFQETAQNTVTVRTEESWSGEPVEARPAELQEVLRQSLEAWLAALKARAETAAGTGRV
- the sigK gene encoding ECF RNA polymerase sigma factor SigK gives rise to the protein MNQPLPFGPGRTGRASHAGRSDLAEVMDKVAHGDKQAFSTLYDALAPMVFGIVVRVVRDRHQAEEVAQEVMIDLWRQAARYRPESGAVTTWAGTIAHRRAVDRVRSAQASSDREHAQAAREHQTAFDEVSEQVETRLESEQVRRCLRGLTELQRQAVTLAYYRGLTYREVAEALRTPLPTIKTRMRDGLIRLRDCMGVTT